The Antennarius striatus isolate MH-2024 chromosome 23, ASM4005453v1, whole genome shotgun sequence genome has a segment encoding these proteins:
- the abce1 gene encoding ATP-binding cassette sub-family E member 1 — translation MADKNTRIAIVNHDKCKPKKCRQECKKSCPVVRMGKLCIEVTPQSKIAWISESLCIGCGICIKKCPFGALSIVNLPSNLEKETTHRYGANSFKLHRLPIPRPGEVLGLVGTNGIGKSTALKILAGKLKPNLGKYDNPPDWQEILTYFRGSELQNYFTKILEDDLRAIVKPQYVDQIPKTVKGSVGAILTRKDDTGTQDLVCQQLDLTHLRDRNVEDLSGGELQRFACAVVCIQKADIFMFDEPSSYLDVKQRLKAAITVRSLITPDRYIIVVEHDLSVLDYLSDFICCLYGVPSAYGVVTMPFSVREGINIFLDGYVPTENLRFRETSLVFKVAETANEEEVKRLRHYQYPGMKKTMGEFTLEINGGEFTDSEIMVMLGENGTGKTTFIRMLAGGLRSDGGGEVPILNVSYKPQTISPKFKGSVRALLHEKIHDAYTHPQFITDVMKPMQIESIIDQDVQNLSGGELQRVALTLCLGKPADVYLIDEPSAYLDSEQRLMAARVVKRYILHAKKTAFVVEHDFIMATYLADRVIVFDGIPSKRTAANTPQGLLPGMNRFLALLGITFRRDPNNYRPRINKLNSIKDTEQKKSGNYFFLDE, via the exons TCTCAGAGTCCCTGTGCATCGGCTGCGGCATCTGCATCAAG AAATGTCCCTTTGGAGCGCTGTCTATTGTCAACCTGCCCAGCAACCTGGAGAAGGAGACCACACACAGATACGGCGCCAACTCCTTCAAACTCCACAG GCTGCCCATCCCCCGACCCGGAGAGGTGCTGGGTCTGGTGGGAACCAACGGCATTGGCAAATCCACAGCTCTGAAGATCCTGGCCGGAAAACTGAAGCCCAACCTGGGCAAGTACGAC AACCCCCCGGACTGGCAGGAGATCCTGACATACTTCAGAGGTTCTGAGCTGCAGAACTACTTCACCAAAATCCTCGAGGATGACCTGCGGGCCATTGTCAAGCCACAGTACGTGGACCAGATCCCCAAGACCGTCAAG GGGTCAGTAGGAGCCATCCTGACCAGGAAGGACGACACAGGAACACAAGACCTGGTGTGTCAGCAGCTTg ATTTGACCCATCTGCGGGACCGAAATGTAGAGGACCTGTCCGGAGGAGAGCTGCAGAGGTTCGCCTGCGCAGTCGTCTGCATCCAGAAGGCGGACAT CTTCATGTTCGACGAGCCGTCCAGCTACCTGGACGTGAAGCAGAGGCTGAAGGCGGCAATCACCGTCCGGTCGCTCATTACGCCAGACAG GTACATCATAGTGGTGGAGCACGACCTGAGCGTGCTGGACTATTTGTCTGACTTCATCTGCTGCCTGTACGGCGTGCCCAGCGCCTACGGGGTAGTTACCATGCCCTTCAGCGTCCGTGAGG GCATCAACATCTTCCTGGACGGCTACGTCCCCACGGAGAACCTTAGGTTCCGTGAGACCTCGCTGGTCTTCAAGGTGGCGGAGAcagccaatgaggaggaggtgaagaggcTTCGGCACTACCAG TATCCGGGAATGAAGAAGACGATGGGCGAGTTCACGCTGGAGATCAACGGCGGCGAGTTCACAGACTCGGAGATCATGGTGATGCTTGGAGAGAACG GCACAGGGAAGACCACCTTCATCAGGATGTTGGCAGGAGGACTCAGATCTGACGGTGGAG GCGAGGTTCCCATCCTGAACGTCAGTTACAAGCCTCAGACCATCAGCCCTAAGTTTAAG GGCAGCGTGCGAGCTCTGCTGCACGAGAAGATCCACGACGCCTACACCCATCCACAGTTCATCACTGACGTCATGAAGCCGATGCAGATCGAAAGCATCATCGACCAGGAC GTGCAGAACCTATCCGGCGGTGAGCTGCAGAGGGTCGCCCTCACGCTGTGTCTCGGCAAACCAGCGGACGTCTACCTGATCGACGAGCCCTCTGCCTACCTGGACTCTGAGCAGAGGTTGATGGCTGCCAGGGTCGTCAAGAG GTACATCCTCCACGCCAAGAAGACGGCGTTCGTGGTGGAGCACGACTTCATCATGGCCACTTACCTGGCTGACAGAGTCATCGTGTTTGACGGTATTCCCTCTAAACGCACCGCCGCCAACAC CCCCCAGGGTCTGCTGCCCGGGATGAACCGGTTCCTGGCGCTGCTGGGGATCACCTTCAGACGGGACCCGAACAACTACCGGCCGCGGATCAACAAACTCAACTCAATCAAG gacaCGGAGCAGAAGAAGAGCGGAAACTACTTCTTCCTGGACGAGTAG
- the LOC137590651 gene encoding zinc finger protein 827-like isoform X2 has protein sequence MASDLLIRLSEATQKAPMHPGRLEEAEPQRLKVRGGQQHEPGLALSPDGPGASPEPPSLSHTPDGDSADTLASDMLRKLAELQEVSSHGVKIKEEEVLMEVDCLAASQPITAEMTPQALSFAIKTEDQDLCGNETDAQRLSGVKVDDPFYLRGSAPNQCRVKREDPPPGARVEAEHPPEARVEAEPPPGARVEAEPPPGAKVEEQYLRAVLWQDMSLNLASTLLHQLSERASRSTGRLLEGSAPPITSSPVPKLNVDKQRSSPLQISHEAPQEPRSVSRDQTSYFHRCHVCGFETDGPTLFHSHMTEHRQWERGSFSLRCCLCDHSTNQEAEMRAHAHTHLQGGVGADVRCPVTPPASSSSSPLSVALATQLESSTSEHRCRICQRSFPGQQELLVHFQGHRQGNQYRCDRCGHLTRTANKLVEHVRVHTGERPFTCDLCPYSAKRRDSLRLHCKVKHAGDVHTHRSYVHTHRSYVHTDSQRSHTHLQRLHTPPAMPTTPLHPSLSDQTGWRDLSPLLPISTLISLKPRCPSSSSSSPSSSSSTKHSFLSYLGLTTSL, from the exons ATGGCGTCTGACCTCCTCATCAGGCTgtcag AGGCGACCCAGAAGGCCCCGATGCATCCTGGGAGGCTGGAAGAGGCAGAGCCTCAGAGGCTGAAGGTGCGTGGGGGCCAGCAGCACGAACCGGGTCTGGCCCTCTCGCCGGACGGCCCCGGGGCGAGTCCTGAGCCGCCGTCGCTGTCGCACACGCCGGACGGCGACAGCGCCGACACGCTGGCGTCGGACATGCTAAGGAAGCTGGCAG agctcCAGGAAGTGAGCAGTCATGGAGTAAAGATCAAAGAAGAAGAGGTGCTGATGGAAGTGGACTGTTTGGCTGCCTCTCAGCCGATCACAGCAGAGATGACCCCGCAGGCTCTGTCCTTTGCCATTAAAACAGAAGACCAGGATCTCTGTGGAAACGAGACAGACGCGCAGCGCCTCAGCGGCGTGAAAGTCGACGACCCGTTCTACCTCAGAGGCTCTGCCCCAAACCAGTGCAGAGTGAAGAGAGAGGACCCACCTCCGGGAGCCAGGGTGGAGGCGGAGCATCCTCCAGAAGCAAgggtggaggcggagcctcctccaggagccagggtggaggcggagcctcctCCAGGAGCCAAGGTGGAGGAGCAGTACCTGAGAGCCGTCCTGTGGCAGGACATGTCCCTGAACCTGGCCTCCACCCTGCTGCACCAGCTgtcag AGAGGGCCAGTCGATCCACCGGGCGGCTTCTGGAGGGGTCGGCTCCGCCCATCACCAGCAG TCCTGTCCCAAAGCTGAATGTGGACAAGCAGCGATCATCCCCACTCCAGATCTCCCATGAAGCCCCACAGG aGCCCAGAAGCGTCAGCAGAGATCAAACCTCCTACTTCCACAG gtgtcacGTGTGCGGCTTTGAGACGGACGGGCCCACCCTCTTTCACAGTCACATGACAGAACACCGTCAATGGGAGCGTGGCTCCTTCTCGCTGCGCTGCTGCTTGTGTGACCACTCGACCAATCAGGAAGCAGAGATGAGAGctcatgctcacacacacctgcaggggGGCGTTGGCGCAGATGTGAG ATGCCCCGTCACTcctcccgcctcctcctccagcagcccaCTATCGGTTGCCTTGGCAACCCAGCTGGAGAGCAGCACCTCCGAGCATCGCTGCCGCATCTGCCAGAGGTCGTTTCCAGGGCAACAGGAACTTCTGGTTCACTTCCAGGGTCATCGCCAGGGCAACCAGTACCGGTGTGACCGATGCGGTCACCTGACACGAACAGCCAACAAGCTGGTGGAGCACGTTCGCGTGCACACGGGGGAGCGGCCGTTCACGTGCGACCTTTGCCCTTACAGTGCCAAGAGGCGGGACAGTCTGCGCCTGCACTGCAAGGTCAAGCACGCCGGTGACGTTCACACGCACCGCTCCTACGTACACACGCACCGCTCCTACGTGCACACCGACAGccagcgctcacacacacacctgcagcggCTGCACACGCCCCCGGCCATGCCCACCACCCCCCTTCATCCGTCACTGTCCGACCAGACGGGATGGAGGGATCTGTCTCCCCTCCTCCCCATCAGCACGCTCATCAGTCTGAAGCCACGCtgcccttcctcttcctcctcctctccctcctcttcctcctcgacCAAACACTCCTTTCTCAGCTACCTTGGTCTGACAACTTCTTTGTAA
- the LOC137590651 gene encoding zinc finger protein 827-like isoform X1 codes for MKSVLQPPSDAAQQLTHSANTQTHTDREADYPDATGSSPFPSATSLFSPDVSSKMASDLLIRLSEATQKAPMHPGRLEEAEPQRLKVRGGQQHEPGLALSPDGPGASPEPPSLSHTPDGDSADTLASDMLRKLAELQEVSSHGVKIKEEEVLMEVDCLAASQPITAEMTPQALSFAIKTEDQDLCGNETDAQRLSGVKVDDPFYLRGSAPNQCRVKREDPPPGARVEAEHPPEARVEAEPPPGARVEAEPPPGAKVEEQYLRAVLWQDMSLNLASTLLHQLSERASRSTGRLLEGSAPPITSSPVPKLNVDKQRSSPLQISHEAPQEPRSVSRDQTSYFHRCHVCGFETDGPTLFHSHMTEHRQWERGSFSLRCCLCDHSTNQEAEMRAHAHTHLQGGVGADVRCPVTPPASSSSSPLSVALATQLESSTSEHRCRICQRSFPGQQELLVHFQGHRQGNQYRCDRCGHLTRTANKLVEHVRVHTGERPFTCDLCPYSAKRRDSLRLHCKVKHAGDVHTHRSYVHTHRSYVHTDSQRSHTHLQRLHTPPAMPTTPLHPSLSDQTGWRDLSPLLPISTLISLKPRCPSSSSSSPSSSSSTKHSFLSYLGLTTSL; via the exons ATGAAGAGTGTGTTGCAGCCTCCCTCTGATGCAGCCCAGCAACTCACACactctgcaaacacacagacacacaccgaCAGGGAGGCGGACTATCCAGACGCCACGGGTTCGAGTCCCTTCCCATCAGCCACCTCTCTGTTCAGCCCCGATGTCAGCAGCAAGATGGCGTCTGACCTCCTCATCAGGCTgtcag AGGCGACCCAGAAGGCCCCGATGCATCCTGGGAGGCTGGAAGAGGCAGAGCCTCAGAGGCTGAAGGTGCGTGGGGGCCAGCAGCACGAACCGGGTCTGGCCCTCTCGCCGGACGGCCCCGGGGCGAGTCCTGAGCCGCCGTCGCTGTCGCACACGCCGGACGGCGACAGCGCCGACACGCTGGCGTCGGACATGCTAAGGAAGCTGGCAG agctcCAGGAAGTGAGCAGTCATGGAGTAAAGATCAAAGAAGAAGAGGTGCTGATGGAAGTGGACTGTTTGGCTGCCTCTCAGCCGATCACAGCAGAGATGACCCCGCAGGCTCTGTCCTTTGCCATTAAAACAGAAGACCAGGATCTCTGTGGAAACGAGACAGACGCGCAGCGCCTCAGCGGCGTGAAAGTCGACGACCCGTTCTACCTCAGAGGCTCTGCCCCAAACCAGTGCAGAGTGAAGAGAGAGGACCCACCTCCGGGAGCCAGGGTGGAGGCGGAGCATCCTCCAGAAGCAAgggtggaggcggagcctcctccaggagccagggtggaggcggagcctcctCCAGGAGCCAAGGTGGAGGAGCAGTACCTGAGAGCCGTCCTGTGGCAGGACATGTCCCTGAACCTGGCCTCCACCCTGCTGCACCAGCTgtcag AGAGGGCCAGTCGATCCACCGGGCGGCTTCTGGAGGGGTCGGCTCCGCCCATCACCAGCAG TCCTGTCCCAAAGCTGAATGTGGACAAGCAGCGATCATCCCCACTCCAGATCTCCCATGAAGCCCCACAGG aGCCCAGAAGCGTCAGCAGAGATCAAACCTCCTACTTCCACAG gtgtcacGTGTGCGGCTTTGAGACGGACGGGCCCACCCTCTTTCACAGTCACATGACAGAACACCGTCAATGGGAGCGTGGCTCCTTCTCGCTGCGCTGCTGCTTGTGTGACCACTCGACCAATCAGGAAGCAGAGATGAGAGctcatgctcacacacacctgcaggggGGCGTTGGCGCAGATGTGAG ATGCCCCGTCACTcctcccgcctcctcctccagcagcccaCTATCGGTTGCCTTGGCAACCCAGCTGGAGAGCAGCACCTCCGAGCATCGCTGCCGCATCTGCCAGAGGTCGTTTCCAGGGCAACAGGAACTTCTGGTTCACTTCCAGGGTCATCGCCAGGGCAACCAGTACCGGTGTGACCGATGCGGTCACCTGACACGAACAGCCAACAAGCTGGTGGAGCACGTTCGCGTGCACACGGGGGAGCGGCCGTTCACGTGCGACCTTTGCCCTTACAGTGCCAAGAGGCGGGACAGTCTGCGCCTGCACTGCAAGGTCAAGCACGCCGGTGACGTTCACACGCACCGCTCCTACGTACACACGCACCGCTCCTACGTGCACACCGACAGccagcgctcacacacacacctgcagcggCTGCACACGCCCCCGGCCATGCCCACCACCCCCCTTCATCCGTCACTGTCCGACCAGACGGGATGGAGGGATCTGTCTCCCCTCCTCCCCATCAGCACGCTCATCAGTCTGAAGCCACGCtgcccttcctcttcctcctcctctccctcctcttcctcctcgacCAAACACTCCTTTCTCAGCTACCTTGGTCTGACAACTTCTTTGTAA
- the otud4 gene encoding OTU domain-containing protein 4: protein MDGGGSPEERGAERLMDDYLKSIGLHRKRVAKDGSCLFRVVAEQVLHCQSLHTVVRAKCVAFLRRNREQYEAFVEGDFTEYVDKLQDPQQWVGEVEINALAVMYRRDFLIFQEPGKPAVNITGNNFKEKVLLCFLNGNHYDSVYPICRLESAALCQSVLYELLYQRVFHINQSLLGVCQRTGRPSDLPIDDNMAACGSSDESDADANEPLWIESETTTSRYTRGRGRGRYLPERVRRSLNPTLFRNIEYDMWLRTKRAQQKMDYCIAAGMQYSPGDRCKVCLDGSGKSYNATVKEVPPNNGLVSVYIEELGKRQVPLWSLRPLSDDNSWSTVVSRDRRLSNGHGDWEDRGKGRGKGRHLPASSSLSGTMALGTSGRGQKQPPWPPQAPVEEQGGLRASRKPASVGSPALHPTEKQDLTKQEEEQKVEVVDMQLTDELSFPALERGPVPQGDGGRKKGGEKKRLQRNKPRSPLDDVGALLPCAGEPPPASTSPPPPGNPPAVKMTATVASSLPPGPVARAQKRNAPSYALAVGATSTTPPATATAPPPAPSSTTVFLTPVLPAASSPPVLNTHSSSLHPFSSLSRIPSPPSFSSRPPTTSSSSSSPPSASLPPPTFIAPVAPPPGAVQGYFSSSSLPRSSLPVSPVSHSPSPPLLSPSSSSSPHSRPAAHLNKDPTKTPNSVKDVGVTLTAPQTSPSPASLPQVPPQVQSQAPPQVSPQVLPEVPPLGSLSPDQSEISVSQTRAPSPPGENQSHSLLPTDRHHHQVRSPSHTGEASEPQNQTASMPHLSQSESEAAPGPQGPIEARLSHIHHIKTQTSPPAHSQQSHYPPPPQHPHMASVHPFHPQTLTGAFPMQQLSQLYLDPLYPGFPLGEKGHMAPTPTLSSSEGGGDLPRDPNVLRWFFNLGVKAYSMPMFPPYMYLLPLQQAHTMHPRQHSPSPSPSPHYPSSTPPTRHEEPHPHYSQYNHQTTSTDPPQSADLLSQAGYPVFEPLSHRLACPLLPWQQHHIPPPTNASFSIGYPTPYPVPQAYRPQYLSTIPVWYRSTREEAQVGHGGPEPPQHASGDTPPGSGPRRAPGPPAASSVNANGQSGAPGSALKEEQEGSLTGGVLLVDPPLNNTPILVSNPGVKDAPVSMTTMKPSSIPGSLSSYDITKTATDGSAHGYHGHQNLTPYTPPGAPEPGQGDSPSNVAECLSVGCSTEDDWDEQAGFKPTTLNPRGSRRIYRGASRGRSSYDPGRGAYRRRYAGDMGTGYSYIQYSSSYRGRGHERGY from the exons ATGGACGGCGGTGGCAGCCCGGAGGAGAGAGGGGCAGAGAGACTCATGGACGACTACCTGAAGTCCATCGGTTTGCATCGGAAGAGGGTTGCCAAAGACGGGTCGTGCCTGTTCCGGGTCGTCGCCGAACAG GTGCTACACTGCCAAAGTCTTCACACGGTGGTTCGGGCCAAATGTGTGGCATTCCTGAGAAGGAACCGAGAGCAGTACGAGGCG TTCGTGGAAGGCGACTTCACCGAATACGTGGACAAGCTGCAGGACCCGCAG CAATGGGTGGGGGAGGTGGAGATTAATGCGCTGGCCGTCATGTACAG GAGGGATTTCCTGATCTTCCAGGAACCTGGAAAACCAGCCGTGAACATCACAGGAAACAACTTCAAGGAGAAG GTGCTGCTGTGTTTCCTGAACGGGAATCACTACGACAGCGTTTACCCCATCTGCCGCCTGGAGAGCGCCGCTCTCTGCCAGT CCGTCCTGTACGAGCTGCTGTACCAGCGGGTGTTTCATATCAACCAGAGCCTGCTGGGAGTGTGTCAGCGCACTGGCAGGCCCTCCGACCTTCCTATTGACGACAACATGGCCGCCTGCGGCAGCAGCGACGAGTCGGATGCCGACGCCAACGAACCGCTCTG GATCGAGAGTGAAACCACAACGTCCAGATACACCagg GGCCGTGGGCGTGGCCGGTACCTGCCTGAGAGGGTGAGGCGTTCACTGAACCCGACTCTCTTCAGGAACATAGAGTACGACATGTGGCTCAGGACCAAGAGAG CCCAACAGAAGATGGATTATTGCATCGCTGCTGGGATGCAGTACAGCCCCGGCGACCGCTGTAAG GTCTGTCTCGACGGAAGTGGGAAGAGCTACAATGCAACTGTGAAGGAAGTGCCCCCCAATAATGGTCTAGTCAGCGTTTACATAGAAGAGCTGGGAAAGAG ACAGGTCCCTCTGTGGAGTCTCCGCCCCCTCAGTGATGACAACAGCTGGAGCACTGTGGTCAGCAGAGACAGGAGACTCAGCAACGGTCAtggag ACTGGGAGGACAGGGGTAAAGGGCGGGGCAAGGGGCGGCACCTCCcagcatcttcctctctttctgggACGATGGCGCTAGGCACAAGTGGGCGTGGCCAGAAGCAGCCCCCTTGGCCCCCACAGGCCCCTGTGGAGGAGCAGGGCGGGCTGAGAGCCAGcag GAAGCCGGCGAGCGTGGGAAGTCCCGCCCTCCATCCGACAGAGAAGCAGGATTTGaccaaacaggaggaggagcagaaggtGGAAGTGGTGGACATGCAGCTGACGGACGAGCTCAGCTTCCCCGCCCTCGAG CGGGGGCCGGTGCCACAGGGCGACGGggggaggaagaaaggaggagagaagaaaagattGCAGAGAAACAAGCCG AGGAGTCCGCTGGATGACGTCGGCGCGTTGCTGCCGTGTGCTGGGGAACCCCCCCCTGCGTCCACCAGCCCTCCCCCGCCCGGCAATCCACCTGCCGTAAAGATGACCGCCACCGTGGCATCCAGCCTCCCACCTGGGCCTGTTGCCCGAGCTCAAAAAAGAAACGCACCTTCTTATGCTTTAGCCGTTGGAGCCACGTCCACTACTCCTCCCGCCACTGCGACCGCTCCTCCCCCTGCCCCGTCCTCCACCACTGTCTTTCTCACCCCTGTTCTCCCTGCTGCTTCCTCACCCCCAGTTCTCAACACCCACTCTTCATCCTTACACCCCTTCTCCTCTCTATCAAGAATCCCGTCTCCTCCTTCGTTTTCCTCTCGTCCTcccaccacttcctcctcctcctcgtctccccCTTCTGCTTCTCTGCCCCCTCCCACTTTCATTGCTCCCGTGGCCCCCCCACCTGGTGCGGTGCAAGGTtacttctcttcctcctccctcccccgtTCTTCCCTGCCGGTCTCCCCCGTGTCCCACTCACCCAGTCCTCCCTTGTtgtcaccttcctcctcctcttccccccatAGCCGTCCTGCTGCTCATTTGAACAAGGATCCCACCAAAACCCCAA ATTCTGTGAAGGATGTTGGAGTCACTCTAACTGCACCTCAAACCTCCCCAAGCCCTGCCTCCCTTCCCCAGGTTCCCCCCCAGGTTCAGTCCCAAGCTCCGCCCCAGGTTTCCCCCCAGGTTCTGCCCGAAGTTCCACCCCTGGGTTCTCTGAGCCCTGATCAGAGTGAGATCTCTGTGTCCCAGACCCGGGCCCCCTCACCCCCGGGGGAGAACCAAAGCCACTCTTTGTTGCCCACTGACCGACACCACCATCAGGTCCGGTCCCCGTCCCACACTGGGGAGGCGTCTGAACCCCAGAACCAGACGGCCTCCATGCCCCACCTATCTCAGTCCGAGTCTGAGGCGGCCCCTGGCCCCCAGGGTCCGATAGAGGCCCGGCTGTCTCACATTCATCACATCAAGACTCAGACCAGCCCTCCGGCCCACTCCCAGCAGTCGCACTACCCGCCCCCTCCTCAGCACCCCCACATGGCGTCTGTACACCCATTCCACCCCCAGACCCTCACGGGGGCCTTCCCCATGCAGCAGCTGTCCCAGCTTTACCTGGACCCCCTGTACCCGGGCTTCCCTCTGGGGGAGAAGGGCCACATGGCCCCCACTCCAACTCTGTCCTCAAgcgaaggaggaggagacctCCCCAGAG ATCCCAACGTCCTGAGGTGGTTCTTCAACCTGGGAGTCAAG gcCTACTCCATGCCCATGTTCCCACCTTACATGTACCTCCTGCCCCTCCAGCAGGCCCACACCATGCACCCAAGGCAAcactctccctccccctccccctctccccatTACCCATCATCCACCCCGCCCACCAGGCATGAGGAGCCACACCCCCACTACTCTCAGTACAACCACCAGACCACATCCACTGACCCCCCACAGTCTGCTGACCTCTTAAGCCAGGCTGGATACCCCGTCTTTGAACCGCTATCTCATAGGCTGGCATGCcccctgttgccatggcaacagcatcATATTCCCCCACCCACCAATGCCAGCTTCTCAATTGGGTACCCGACCCCATACCCAGTCCCCCAGGCCTACCGCCCCCAGTACCTGTCCACCATCCCGGTGTGGTACCGCTCGACCCGCGAGGAGGCCCAGGTCGGCCATGGGGGGCCGGAGCCCCCCCAGCATGCCAGTGGGGACACGCCACCTGGATCCGGTCCCCGCCGAGCCCCCGGTCCTCCTGCTGCTAGCTCAGTTAATGCTAACGGACAGTCAGGAGCTCCTGGTTCTG CCCTCAAGGAAGAGCAGGAAGGGAGTCTGACTGGAGGGGTGCTGCTGGTGGACCCACCCCTCAACAACACCCCCATT CTGGTTTCAAACCCTGGTGTGAAGGATGCCCccgtctccatgacaacaaTGAAGCCAAGCAGCATCCCAGGCTCTCTGTCATCGTATGACATCACAAAGACGGCCACTGACGGCTCCGCCCACGGTTACCATGGCCACCAGAACCTGACGCCTTACACCCCGCCGGGAGCGCCTGAGCCCGGTCAGGGGGACTCCCCGTCCAACGTGGCAGAGTGTCTGTCAGTCGGATGCAGCACCGAGGACGACTGGGATGAGCAGGCGGGATTCAAACCAACAACCTTAAACCCCCGAGGGTCACGGAGGATCTACAGAGGAGCCAGTCGGGGAAGGAGTAGCTACGATCCAGGCAGGGGGGCATACAGGAGGAGGTACGCAGGCGACATGGGGACAGGGTATAGCTACATCCAGTATAGCTCCTCctacagggggcggggccatgaGCGGGGGTACTAG